In the genome of Geotrypetes seraphini chromosome 16, aGeoSer1.1, whole genome shotgun sequence, one region contains:
- the ATG4D gene encoding cysteine protease ATG4D: protein MNTVWPGPTHLATTSQGESRQPQDRGLCVLQPAAPDKDCDKAFVREGSTLQNDLDEVDKLKSKFMSAWNNMKYSWTMKTKPNFSKSSPLYLLGHHYLLANKEDTERFQKDFVSRLWFTYRREFQPLEGTLWTTDCGWGCMLRSGQMLLGQGLLLHHLSRAWTCSDALFTSLMEREPQKSISPSKSTGPGLRTQERSWPPRGVSIQSHSASPADPVKEALHRKIISWFSDHPRAPFGVHQLVELGKSSGKRAGDWYGPSIVAHIIRKAVEGTSEVSELSVYVSQDCTVYKADVEQLLGWDVVPCGPRKAVIILVPVRLGGETLNPIYMDCVKEILRLESCIGIIGGKPKHSLYFIGYQDEFLLYLDPHYCQPFVDPAKESISLESFHCNSPQKIAFSKMDPSCTIGLYARSRQEFSVLCEQLTKALNSSSVKERYPVFTFVDGHAQEYGLDNVCTPSERAGPTPKAGARGKAKRPSADEFVFL from the exons ATGAATACTGTCTGGCCTGGCCCAACCCATCTGGCAACCACGAGCCAAGGAGAATCGCGCCAGCCCCAAGACCGAGGGCTGTGCGTGCTGCAGCCTGCCGCCCCCGATAAGGACTGTGACAAGGCGTTTGTCAGGGAAGGGAGCACCCTGCAGAATGACCTGGATGAAGTGGACAAGCTGAAGAGCAAATTCATGTCGGCATGGAACAACATGAAATACA GTTGGACCATGAAAACAAAGCCGAACTTCAGCAAATCCTCACCCCTCTACCTGCTGGGCCATCATTACCTCCTAGCTAACAAAG AGGACACCGAGAGGTTCCAGAAGGACTTTGTGTCCCGGCTCTGGTTCACGTATCGGCGGGAGTTCCAGCCACTGGAGGGTACGCTGTGGACGACAGATTGTGGCTGGGGCTGCATGCTGCGCAGTGGGCAGATGTTACTGGGCCAAGGTCTCCTACTGCACCATCTGTCCAGAG CCTGGACCTGCTCTGATGCCTTGTTTACCAGCCTAATGGAGCGGGAACCTCAGAAAAGCATCTCCCCCTCGAAATCCACCGGCCCAGGCCTCAGGACACAGGAGAGGAGCTGGCCTCCGAGAGGCGTTTCCATCCAGTCACATAGTGCCAGTCCGGCGGACCCGGTGAAAGAAGCTCTCCACCGCAAAATTATCTCATGGTTCTCGGATCACCCCAGGGCCCCGTTCGGGGTGCATCAGCTGGTCGAGCTGGGGAAAAGctcagggaagagggcaggagactGGTACGGCCCCTCCATCGTTGCTCACATAATCAG GAAAGCGGTGGAAGGGACGTCGGAAGTCTCGGAGCTCTCTGTCTATGTTTCTCAGGACTGTACCG TGTATAAAGCAGACGTAGAGCAGCTCTTGGGCTGGGACGTTGTACCGTGTGGGCCCAGAAAAGCTGTGATAATTCTGGTTCCGGTCCGTCTGGGAGGAGAGACGCTGAATCCCATCTACATGGACTGTGTGAAG GAGATCCTGAGGCTGGAATCCTGCATCGGGATCATCGGAGGGAAACCCAAACACTCGCTTTATTTCATCGGCTATCAGG ATGAGTTCCTCTTATACCTGGACCCACATTACTGCCAGCCTTTTGTGGACCCTGCCAAAGAGAGTATCTCCCTAGAG TCTTTCCACTGTAACTCTCCACAGAAGATCGCCTTCAGCAAGATGGACCCCAGCTGTACCATTGGCTTGTACGCCCGCAGCCGGCAGGAGTTCAGCGTGCTGTGTGAGCAGCTCACCAAG gcTCTGAATTCATCCTCTGTGAAGGAGAGGTATCCTGTGTTTACCTTTGTAGATGGTCACGCTCAGGAGTACGGGCTGGACAACGTTTGCACACCCTCAGAACGGGCCGGGCCCACCCCAAAGGCAGGAGCAAGGGGAAAGGCTAAGCGACCCAGCGCCGATGAGTTTGTCTTTTTATAA